A genomic segment from Desulfosoma caldarium encodes:
- the uvrA gene encoding excinuclease ABC subunit UvrA, which yields MKTKPFAEETAAIRLRGVRQHNLKDVHLDIPLYHLIAVSGVSGSGKSSLAFHTLYAEGQRRYVETFSPYARQFLERMDRPDADIIEGIPPSIAIESAVTVRSSRSTVGTMTEITDHLKYLYALRAVPHCPKCGAEIHREDPETVFQRLEHLPPHARVLVAFPYRPAGKKWVQDLLSQGFLRIFDSKKVLDLETLSQEETTRAAEEEILVVVDRLVWSKAQPPRVMDSLRTAFAMGNGEAVVVVVEGERWRFSQDLKCARCGVSVEEPSPNLFSFNSPLGACPQCRGFGRIIDVDMDLVIPNPRLSLRQGAIRPWTPDRIEYEELLDFCRKENIPLDVPFQDLSEADRRKIIEGHKDFYGVRGFFQWLESKTYKMHVRVFLSRYRAYVPCSQCGGRRYRDAARLYRLHGVAIDELCAWPVKRSLSFFKALENTCRKDSAEALLIQEIRNRLQFLADVGLDYLTLDRQSRTLSGGEVQRVHLTRALGSALTHVLYVLDEPSVGLHARDQERLMGPLRRLVSLGNTVIFVEHDPDMLRMADVVIDMGPFGGDQGGHVLYMGPPQGLAHVPQSLTGRYLYRTPNVVRRRKKRRSERRFSQAITVRGAQENNLKNLTVSFPLGCLIGVSGVSGSGKSTLVETTLYNGWRRLRGLPSESPGRMDAIEGIDAIADMVLVDQRPVGRSPRANLLTYTKALDPLRKLFAAEPEARLRGFGEGYFSFNVPEGRCEHCKGEGFLKIEMQFLADVYVRCPVCDGRRFRREVLHVRVRGLSIADILEKTARELLEVFGDVEPVRKALEPVMAMGLDYLRLGQPLSMLSGGEAQRVKLLRYLGPQRPKVENKGIFFILDEPTVGLHPHDLQKLIAILDRLVDEGHTVLVVEHNLELLSACDWIIDLGPEGGDEGGHLVVCGTPETVAAHEGSHTGQYLRNRGLVGENVSTRRATCNEERSGPALQLVDKPTHITIREAREHNLKVHELQLPLHAMTVITGLSGSGKSSLAFDILFAEGQRRYLECLSTFVRQYFKILERPDVDQILGLPPTVAIEQRTSQLGRKSTVGTITEIYHFLRLAFARLGHQHCPQCGMPLQAMNPETIVHRVESVLREHGGRLLAPLVRGRKGIYKDLFLRLTAMGFDRVRIDGVLHSLVPLPSLARHREHDIEVVVLDTEAVEGLHERSWHRQIHEALKLGGGTVVVSRAEDLFFSQHLMCPRCEKSYAPLDPRLFSFNSRHGMCLRCDGTGLDRDRPCPECHGTRLNAQARAVRLKGFSITELAEMPLWAFQDTWTHMSFHGTERAVADPVTREMIERVGFLTNVGLDYLTLNRSGETLSGGEAQRIRLAAQLGSNLRGVCYILDEPTIGLHPADHHKLLTNLRALTDRGNTVLVVEHDEDTMRAADHVVELGPDAGSGGGRVVAQGAFHDLVRRPNTLTGTWFGRSCPDWLSWPKHPIPGPDGWLVLRGARANNLKGIDVHIPLGTFVCVTGVSGSGKSSLVYDVLKEALQSVRHRGHLDATVPLDDLEGFAPIRRLVEVDHTPIGRTPRSTPATYVGIWDEIRKLFAAVPESRARGFRPGRFSFNVKGGRCEVCQGQGRIRVAMSFLPDVTVPCEACGGKRFNRETLGIAYHGASIADVLHMTIAEARHFFSSVPSIVRPLVVLDELGLGYLTLGQPSPTLSGGEAQRIKLAAELTNHRNHTLYLLDEPTTGLHRADIGKLLKVLRALTVQGHTVIVIEHNMDVVAACDYVVDLGPGSGDRGGRVVFSGTPDEMLQAAHDSLTAEALRRHLGRAKKEGRDV from the coding sequence ATGAAGACGAAGCCGTTTGCTGAAGAAACCGCAGCCATTCGCTTGCGCGGCGTGCGGCAGCATAATCTCAAGGATGTGCACCTTGATATTCCTTTGTATCATCTCATTGCCGTGAGCGGCGTGAGCGGCTCGGGAAAATCCAGCCTCGCCTTCCACACATTGTATGCTGAAGGACAGCGGCGTTATGTGGAAACCTTTTCCCCTTACGCACGCCAATTTCTGGAAAGAATGGATCGTCCGGACGCGGATATCATCGAAGGCATTCCTCCGTCCATTGCCATTGAATCGGCCGTCACCGTGCGCAGTTCCCGCTCCACCGTGGGCACCATGACCGAAATCACTGACCATTTGAAATACCTCTATGCCTTGAGGGCTGTACCCCATTGTCCCAAATGCGGCGCCGAGATTCATCGGGAGGATCCCGAAACAGTGTTTCAACGCTTAGAGCATTTGCCACCTCATGCGCGCGTCCTTGTGGCCTTTCCCTATCGGCCGGCGGGGAAAAAGTGGGTTCAGGACCTGTTGTCTCAAGGGTTCCTGCGCATATTTGACTCGAAAAAGGTGCTGGACCTTGAGACTTTGTCGCAGGAAGAGACAACCCGAGCGGCTGAAGAAGAAATCCTGGTGGTCGTGGACCGCCTGGTGTGGTCCAAAGCGCAACCGCCCCGCGTGATGGATTCCCTTCGCACGGCCTTTGCGATGGGCAACGGTGAAGCCGTGGTGGTGGTTGTAGAAGGTGAAAGGTGGAGATTTTCCCAAGATCTAAAATGTGCTCGGTGCGGCGTGAGCGTGGAAGAGCCGTCGCCGAACCTTTTTTCTTTCAACAGCCCTTTGGGGGCGTGTCCGCAATGTCGAGGCTTTGGGCGCATCATCGATGTGGATATGGATCTGGTGATTCCGAATCCTCGGCTTTCCTTGAGGCAGGGGGCGATTCGTCCCTGGACGCCGGACCGCATAGAATATGAAGAATTGCTGGACTTTTGTCGCAAAGAAAACATTCCACTGGACGTTCCTTTTCAGGATCTGTCCGAGGCGGATCGTCGCAAAATCATCGAAGGTCACAAGGACTTTTATGGCGTTCGAGGATTTTTTCAATGGCTGGAATCGAAAACCTACAAGATGCATGTGCGGGTATTTCTATCTCGATACCGAGCCTACGTGCCGTGCTCTCAATGCGGTGGCCGTCGATATCGAGACGCGGCGCGCCTGTACCGGCTTCATGGAGTGGCCATCGATGAACTGTGCGCTTGGCCCGTGAAGCGCTCCTTGTCCTTCTTTAAGGCTTTGGAAAACACGTGCCGAAAAGATTCCGCGGAAGCCCTGCTCATCCAGGAAATACGCAATCGACTTCAGTTCCTTGCCGATGTGGGCCTGGACTACCTGACCCTGGACCGCCAGTCTCGCACCCTTTCCGGCGGTGAAGTGCAACGGGTCCATTTGACGCGAGCGCTAGGCTCCGCCCTCACCCACGTCCTGTATGTGCTCGACGAACCCAGCGTGGGACTGCACGCCAGGGATCAAGAGCGGCTCATGGGCCCTTTGCGCCGACTTGTTTCTTTGGGTAACACGGTCATTTTTGTGGAACACGATCCGGACATGCTGCGCATGGCCGACGTGGTGATCGACATGGGGCCTTTTGGAGGGGATCAAGGCGGCCATGTGCTCTACATGGGCCCGCCCCAAGGCCTCGCGCACGTGCCCCAAAGCCTGACCGGACGCTATTTATACCGGACGCCAAACGTTGTCCGTCGCAGGAAAAAGCGACGTTCTGAGCGAAGGTTTTCCCAAGCGATCACGGTCAGGGGAGCACAGGAAAACAACCTGAAGAACCTCACCGTCTCCTTTCCATTGGGATGTTTGATCGGCGTCAGTGGAGTTTCCGGATCTGGCAAGAGCACACTCGTTGAAACCACACTCTACAACGGATGGCGGCGCCTTCGAGGTCTGCCCAGTGAATCTCCGGGCCGCATGGACGCTATAGAAGGGATCGACGCCATTGCCGACATGGTTCTTGTGGATCAAAGGCCGGTGGGGCGGTCTCCTCGAGCCAATCTGCTCACCTACACCAAGGCACTAGATCCCCTAAGAAAGCTTTTTGCGGCGGAGCCTGAGGCACGTCTTCGAGGATTTGGCGAAGGGTATTTCTCTTTCAATGTGCCTGAAGGGCGCTGCGAGCACTGCAAGGGAGAAGGGTTTCTCAAGATTGAGATGCAATTTCTTGCCGATGTCTATGTGCGATGTCCGGTCTGTGACGGGCGCCGTTTTCGCCGCGAGGTGTTGCATGTACGCGTGAGGGGCTTATCCATTGCCGATATTCTGGAAAAAACCGCTCGGGAACTTCTTGAAGTCTTTGGGGATGTGGAGCCCGTTCGAAAGGCTCTAGAGCCGGTGATGGCCATGGGTTTGGACTACCTTCGGCTTGGTCAACCCCTGAGCATGCTGTCAGGAGGCGAAGCGCAACGCGTGAAACTGCTTCGTTACCTGGGGCCTCAAAGGCCCAAGGTGGAAAACAAGGGCATTTTTTTTATCCTGGATGAGCCCACGGTGGGGCTTCATCCCCATGATCTGCAAAAACTCATCGCCATATTGGACCGGTTGGTCGATGAAGGGCACACGGTGCTGGTGGTAGAGCACAACCTGGAGCTGTTGAGCGCCTGCGACTGGATTATCGACTTGGGTCCCGAAGGTGGGGACGAGGGAGGCCACCTAGTGGTGTGCGGGACCCCAGAGACGGTGGCGGCGCACGAGGGCAGTCATACCGGACAGTATCTGCGAAACCGAGGGCTTGTGGGCGAAAATGTGTCCACACGCCGGGCAACTTGTAATGAAGAACGGTCAGGACCCGCGCTGCAGCTCGTGGATAAACCGACACACATTACGATTCGAGAAGCGCGGGAGCACAACCTCAAAGTCCATGAACTCCAACTGCCTCTGCATGCCATGACCGTCATTACCGGGCTCAGCGGTTCCGGAAAATCCTCCTTGGCTTTTGACATTCTCTTTGCGGAGGGGCAAAGGCGGTACTTGGAATGTTTGTCCACCTTCGTCCGCCAGTATTTCAAAATTCTGGAAAGACCCGATGTGGATCAAATCCTCGGGCTTCCTCCCACAGTGGCCATCGAGCAGAGAACGTCCCAGTTGGGTCGAAAATCCACCGTGGGAACCATCACGGAAATTTACCACTTCCTTCGACTGGCCTTTGCGCGTTTGGGGCATCAGCACTGTCCTCAGTGTGGCATGCCGCTACAGGCCATGAATCCGGAAACCATCGTGCATCGGGTGGAAAGCGTTCTGCGGGAACATGGCGGGCGTCTTTTGGCTCCTTTGGTTCGAGGCCGAAAGGGTATTTACAAGGATCTGTTTCTTCGCCTAACCGCCATGGGCTTTGATCGTGTTCGAATTGACGGCGTGCTGCATTCCCTGGTGCCTCTTCCATCTTTGGCTCGACATCGAGAGCACGACATCGAGGTTGTGGTGCTGGATACGGAGGCCGTGGAGGGTCTGCACGAACGTTCGTGGCACAGGCAGATTCACGAAGCACTCAAACTGGGGGGAGGCACGGTGGTCGTTTCGAGAGCTGAGGATCTCTTCTTCAGCCAGCACTTAATGTGCCCTCGATGCGAAAAGAGCTATGCTCCTTTGGATCCCCGTCTCTTTTCCTTTAACAGCCGCCACGGCATGTGTCTGCGATGCGATGGAACCGGTCTCGACCGCGATCGACCATGCCCGGAATGCCACGGCACCCGCCTCAATGCGCAAGCACGAGCGGTGCGCCTCAAAGGCTTTTCCATTACCGAACTCGCCGAAATGCCTCTGTGGGCGTTTCAAGACACCTGGACCCATATGTCCTTTCACGGTACCGAGCGGGCTGTGGCGGATCCAGTGACACGAGAAATGATTGAAAGGGTAGGCTTTCTCACAAACGTGGGGCTGGATTATCTGACATTGAACCGATCCGGTGAGACCCTTTCCGGAGGAGAAGCGCAGCGCATTCGTTTGGCGGCCCAACTGGGATCCAACCTACGCGGCGTGTGCTATATTCTCGATGAGCCCACCATCGGGTTGCATCCCGCAGACCACCATAAGCTATTGACAAATCTTCGAGCCTTAACCGACAGGGGAAACACCGTTCTCGTGGTGGAACATGATGAGGACACGATGCGCGCCGCGGATCATGTGGTGGAGCTGGGACCCGATGCGGGCAGTGGTGGGGGCCGAGTGGTGGCGCAGGGGGCGTTCCATGACCTGGTTCGCCGACCGAATACCCTGACCGGCACATGGTTCGGCCGCTCTTGTCCCGACTGGCTTTCGTGGCCCAAACACCCGATTCCTGGACCCGACGGTTGGCTTGTGCTTCGAGGCGCCCGGGCCAACAACCTCAAAGGCATCGACGTCCACATTCCCTTGGGAACCTTTGTGTGTGTGACCGGCGTTTCGGGCTCAGGAAAAAGCTCCCTGGTCTACGATGTGCTGAAAGAAGCACTCCAATCTGTGCGCCACAGGGGGCACCTGGACGCCACAGTGCCTTTGGACGATCTGGAAGGTTTTGCTCCGATTCGCCGCCTCGTGGAAGTGGACCACACGCCCATAGGCAGAACGCCACGATCCACGCCCGCCACCTATGTGGGCATATGGGACGAGATTCGCAAGCTCTTTGCCGCTGTGCCGGAAAGCCGGGCTCGAGGGTTTCGACCGGGGCGTTTTTCGTTCAATGTCAAAGGAGGGCGCTGCGAAGTCTGCCAGGGGCAGGGGCGCATTCGCGTGGCCATGAGCTTTCTTCCGGACGTGACCGTGCCCTGTGAGGCTTGCGGTGGAAAGCGCTTCAATCGAGAGACGTTGGGCATAGCGTATCACGGAGCCTCCATTGCCGATGTGCTGCACATGACCATCGCCGAGGCCCGTCATTTCTTTTCTTCAGTGCCCTCCATTGTGCGACCGTTGGTCGTGTTGGATGAACTGGGCCTGGGCTATCTGACCTTGGGGCAGCCCAGTCCGACCCTTTCCGGAGGGGAAGCCCAGCGCATCAAGCTGGCGGCGGAATTGACCAATCATCGAAACCACACGCTCTATCTGTTGGATGAGCCCACCACCGGCTTGCATCGAGCCGATATAGGAAAGCTTCTGAAAGTCCTTCGAGCCCTCACCGTGCAGGGGCACACCGTCATCGTCATCGAACACAATATGGATGTGGTGGCGGCATGCGATTATGTGGTGGATCTGGGGCCGGGCAGCGGAGACCGCGGAGGGCGCGTGGTGTTCAGCGGAACGCCCGATGAAATGCTGCAGGCCGCCCATGATTCCCTGACCGCGGAAGCGCTTCGGCGCCACCTGGGCCGGGCCAAAAAGGAGGGCCGGGATGTGTGA
- the minE gene encoding cell division topological specificity factor MinE: MLKTIQNFFRQRSSADTAKQRLGVVLMHDRLDISPQLMEAIKNDIIDVLSRYMEIDRGTIKVDFEKGKDYTALISNVHIKRVYRNAAAM, from the coding sequence ATGCTTAAAACGATCCAGAATTTCTTCCGGCAAAGAAGCAGTGCCGATACGGCCAAGCAACGTCTGGGTGTGGTCCTTATGCACGACAGGCTCGACATTTCCCCTCAACTTATGGAAGCCATAAAAAACGACATCATCGATGTCCTGTCACGCTACATGGAAATCGATCGCGGAACCATCAAGGTGGATTTTGAAAAAGGCAAGGACTATACGGCGCTCATTTCCAACGTGCACATCAAGCGGGTCTACCGCAATGCGGCCGCCATGTGA
- the minD gene encoding septum site-determining protein MinD has product MAAQTLVVTSGKGGVGKTTTVANLGTALAKKGYKVVLIDADIGLRNLDVVMGLENRIVYNLVDIVEGKCRIEQAMIRDRKLKTLHIIPAAQTRDKDAVSPEQMKALCEQLAAENDYVIIDSPAGIERGFKNAMAGAQKALVVTTPEVSAIRDADRVIGLLEAHLLKDIHLIINRLNVKMVKKGDMMSTADIVSLLSIPLIGVVPESSEVVVSTNRGVPLVHERGSRVGQAFEKIAARLNGENIPLDDEEENGFLSRFKRIFGG; this is encoded by the coding sequence ATGGCAGCACAAACACTGGTTGTCACATCGGGGAAAGGAGGCGTCGGCAAGACCACGACCGTCGCCAATCTGGGGACGGCCCTGGCCAAAAAGGGCTACAAGGTGGTGCTCATCGATGCGGACATCGGTCTGCGCAATCTGGACGTGGTCATGGGGTTGGAAAACCGCATCGTCTACAACCTCGTGGACATTGTGGAAGGCAAATGCCGCATCGAACAGGCCATGATTCGAGACCGCAAACTAAAAACGCTTCACATCATTCCCGCGGCGCAGACTCGGGATAAAGACGCCGTCTCTCCGGAGCAGATGAAAGCCCTGTGTGAGCAGTTGGCCGCGGAAAATGACTACGTCATCATCGACAGTCCGGCGGGAATCGAACGCGGTTTCAAAAACGCGATGGCCGGCGCGCAAAAGGCCCTGGTGGTGACCACGCCCGAAGTGTCCGCCATTCGTGATGCCGACCGAGTCATTGGACTACTGGAAGCCCACCTGCTAAAGGATATTCACTTGATCATCAATCGCCTGAACGTCAAGATGGTCAAAAAGGGAGACATGATGTCCACAGCGGATATCGTCTCCTTGCTTTCCATTCCGCTCATCGGCGTCGTTCCCGAAAGCAGTGAAGTGGTCGTTTCCACCAACAGGGGTGTGCCGCTGGTTCATGAACGAGGCAGCCGAGTCGGGCAGGCTTTTGAAAAGATTGCGGCACGGCTCAACGGCGAAAACATTCCCCTCGATGACGAAGAGGAGAACGGGTTTTTGAGCCGATTTAAGCGGATTTTCGGCGGCTGA
- the minC gene encoding septum site-determining protein MinC translates to MLNRIPRQPSFQIKADRDGFVLLVPAHVSLEHLLAELRKKVIESRGFFQKARMILDLRERDFHVDEVQVIRTLLEDVGGIQLHEIRLGKNLQSFLMWASGLLGIPIKIMEGHGGNAERFREKGVKVREETDAGDAPLVVRQTCRSGTRIESPAELIILGDVNPGAEILAARDIIVFGTLRGIAHAGIYGDRSAKIWGLHIEPQQLRIADVVAVPPRERTMKPKRYEVAEIQGDRIQVTRF, encoded by the coding sequence ATGCTCAACCGCATCCCTCGCCAGCCCTCTTTTCAGATCAAGGCAGACCGCGACGGTTTTGTGCTGCTCGTCCCTGCCCACGTTTCCCTAGAGCATTTGCTCGCCGAATTGCGAAAAAAGGTGATAGAATCCCGAGGTTTTTTTCAAAAAGCTCGCATGATTTTAGACTTGCGGGAGCGGGATTTTCATGTGGACGAAGTGCAGGTCATTCGAACCCTGTTGGAAGATGTGGGCGGCATTCAGCTTCATGAAATCCGCCTTGGCAAGAACCTGCAATCGTTTCTCATGTGGGCATCGGGACTGCTGGGTATACCCATCAAGATCATGGAAGGCCATGGAGGAAACGCAGAGCGTTTTCGCGAAAAGGGAGTAAAGGTGCGGGAGGAGACTGACGCTGGGGACGCTCCTCTGGTGGTGCGTCAGACATGTCGGTCGGGTACGCGCATCGAATCGCCTGCCGAACTGATCATCCTGGGCGATGTCAACCCAGGGGCCGAAATTTTAGCAGCCCGAGACATCATTGTATTTGGGACATTGCGGGGCATTGCCCATGCCGGAATTTACGGGGATCGATCCGCCAAGATCTGGGGGCTTCACATTGAACCTCAGCAGTTGCGTATCGCCGATGTCGTGGCGGTCCCTCCTCGAGAACGCACCATGAAGCCCAAGCGCTACGAAGTGGCGGAAATTCAGGGTGATCGCATTCAGGTGACCCGTTTTTAG
- a CDS encoding ATP-grasp domain-containing protein, which translates to MCEKATGMVLSYHPVIPGDVNRLCAGREPDENDRRWMQRAAAIILPQGCSESLYRMAVRYCRHVFPDYRMRFLYPGKIGDIRLFRILGFPHPKSHLFHSVKFCPPSFWNDLRYPVVLKSAHGGEGSLVFKVESAEEAMEPLKIFEGMERSGFGGFVVQEFVKNDGRDLRVVVIGRTVKSYWRVQRDPTNFLHNTSHGAVIDRESDPDLQAEGRAWVRALCQRTGINLAGMDLLFRDRSLHQQKNPLFLEINYYFGRKGLGGSERFYTLLEKEARAWLKSLGLSDLQPPPTGGKKATRSFP; encoded by the coding sequence ATGTGTGAAAAGGCCACAGGCATGGTTCTTTCCTATCATCCGGTGATCCCGGGGGATGTGAACCGATTGTGCGCCGGACGTGAACCTGATGAGAATGACCGGCGATGGATGCAGCGTGCCGCCGCCATCATTCTGCCGCAGGGATGTTCGGAATCCCTCTACCGCATGGCTGTGAGGTACTGCCGTCATGTGTTTCCGGATTATCGCATGAGGTTCTTGTATCCCGGGAAAATCGGGGATATTCGCCTCTTTCGCATTCTGGGGTTTCCTCATCCAAAGAGTCATCTTTTTCACTCCGTCAAGTTTTGCCCGCCGTCATTTTGGAACGACCTTCGCTATCCTGTGGTTCTCAAGAGCGCGCATGGTGGTGAAGGATCCTTGGTGTTCAAGGTCGAAAGTGCCGAGGAAGCGATGGAGCCGTTGAAGATCTTTGAGGGCATGGAGCGCAGCGGGTTTGGTGGTTTTGTGGTCCAGGAGTTTGTGAAGAACGACGGCCGAGATCTGCGGGTGGTCGTGATCGGACGCACGGTGAAGAGTTACTGGAGGGTTCAGAGGGACCCGACCAATTTCTTACACAACACTTCCCACGGGGCCGTCATTGACCGAGAAAGCGATCCGGATTTGCAGGCGGAAGGCCGCGCATGGGTGCGCGCTTTGTGTCAGCGCACGGGAATCAATCTAGCCGGTATGGATCTTTTGTTTCGTGACAGAAGCCTTCACCAACAAAAAAACCCTCTGTTCCTAGAGATCAATTACTACTTTGGCCGAAAAGGGCTTGGCGGAAGTGAGCGGTTCTATACACTGCTGGAAAAGGAAGCCCGCGCATGGCTGAAAAGTTTGGGACTTTCCGACCTTCAGCCACCTCCCACCGGCGGGAAAAAAGCGACCCGCTCGTTCCCCTGA
- a CDS encoding 5' nucleotidase, NT5C type: protein MSGLHVASGLSTLPPPKLSTPWKGPVDPRHLAFDIDGVVADTMKVFVDLARERFGLSHLTKEHLTCYDLRRCVPAPPHVIDELICLTLDDEHTAKIPAMEGAAEVLEHLAQWGPLRFVTARVWPESIERWLHALLPRIDCRAITVIATGNPERKHAILHELKVHYFVEDRLETCHLLAQNGIQPILFDQPWNRTPAPFPRVFTWKDLSLLLNLKPHEP, encoded by the coding sequence ATGAGTGGGTTGCATGTCGCCTCGGGATTATCCACACTACCGCCCCCGAAGCTATCCACGCCCTGGAAAGGACCCGTGGACCCTCGACACCTGGCCTTTGATATTGACGGCGTCGTGGCGGATACCATGAAAGTCTTTGTGGACTTGGCTCGGGAGCGTTTCGGACTGTCCCATCTCACCAAAGAACATCTTACGTGCTACGATCTGCGCCGCTGTGTGCCGGCGCCTCCCCACGTCATTGACGAACTCATCTGCCTGACATTGGATGACGAACACACGGCCAAGATTCCCGCCATGGAGGGTGCTGCTGAAGTGCTGGAACACCTGGCGCAGTGGGGACCCTTGCGGTTCGTAACGGCCCGCGTGTGGCCTGAGTCCATTGAACGTTGGTTGCACGCTCTGCTTCCGCGCATCGATTGCCGCGCTATCACCGTGATCGCCACGGGAAATCCCGAACGCAAACACGCCATTCTGCATGAACTCAAGGTGCACTATTTCGTCGAAGACCGCCTGGAAACCTGCCATCTTCTGGCGCAAAACGGCATTCAGCCCATCCTGTTTGATCAGCCGTGGAACCGCACGCCGGCTCCTTTTCCCAGGGTCTTCACCTGGAAGGATCTAAGCCTCCTTCTTAACCTCAAGCCCCATGAACCTTAA
- a CDS encoding MoaD/ThiS family protein: MPLLVLLAATLRRAVPDYDPMTGLTMTVPAGTTVKELAEMLHLPLEDVKLIMVNGVASSWNTALQGNERVAFFPPVGGG; this comes from the coding sequence ATGCCTTTGCTGGTGCTCTTAGCAGCGACATTGCGACGCGCTGTCCCCGACTACGACCCCATGACGGGTCTGACCATGACCGTGCCAGCAGGAACCACCGTAAAAGAGTTAGCAGAAATGCTGCATTTACCCTTGGAAGATGTCAAGTTGATTATGGTCAATGGCGTCGCCTCTTCGTGGAATACAGCCCTTCAGGGGAACGAGCGGGTCGCTTTTTTCCCGCCGGTGGGAGGTGGCTGA
- a CDS encoding GNAT family N-acetyltransferase, whose protein sequence is MVWTRQWLTLYRQRVGHASKILSQVLQDGCRIFVGSAAAEPQHLVRAMLEVLPHYHDVEIFQALSMGALPEEWSELSKHARLRTFFLGPKSRKAANSGLADYIPLYFSQVPKLFREETALGRDVSLVQVSPPDDHGFCSLGIGVDIAKIAVEHSHVVIGQVNPRMPRTLGDSFVHVSRIHHFVEYEEPLLEMSYGEKSAMEERMARYVSSLIEDGATLQVGLGRITNAVLRLLADKNDLGVHSEMITDAHLELIHQGIITGRRKTLHRGKVITSFCVGSRQLYDFVHNNPQVEFHPIDYVNDSRVISQNERMTAINSALEIDLTGQVCADSIGQRIYSGIGGYVDFMLGASSAPHGKTIIVLPSTSPDGKKSRIVSRLTDGAGVVISRSVVQYVVTEFGIASLHGKTIRERALALINIAHPKFRERLLEEAKQLRYVYQDQILPPVFEPLYPGQWETHQIFPENEKVFFRPIKPTDERALQEFFYSLPDQDIYYRFLSAMRVFPHRDTQAMCNIDYEQEMAIVGVIGEIGAETIIALGRYILDQKTNMAEVDFAVRAEWQRKGIGTFLLHYLSEIAKAKGIKGFTAYVLASNRKMLSVFHKVGYVVHSSLEDGIYEISFRFDEPSQVCLTESQESPSEESRDP, encoded by the coding sequence GAAATCTTTCAGGCCCTTTCCATGGGAGCCCTTCCGGAAGAATGGTCGGAGCTTTCCAAGCATGCTCGATTGCGCACCTTTTTCCTCGGGCCCAAAAGCCGCAAGGCGGCCAACTCGGGTCTAGCGGACTATATTCCCCTTTACTTCAGTCAGGTCCCCAAACTGTTTAGGGAAGAGACCGCTCTGGGGCGGGACGTAAGCCTCGTGCAGGTGTCGCCTCCCGACGATCACGGCTTCTGTTCCTTAGGCATCGGTGTGGACATCGCCAAGATTGCCGTCGAACACTCCCATGTGGTCATCGGCCAGGTGAACCCGCGCATGCCTCGAACCCTCGGGGACAGCTTTGTGCATGTAAGTCGCATTCATCACTTCGTGGAATATGAGGAACCTCTTCTGGAGATGAGCTACGGGGAAAAGAGCGCCATGGAGGAACGCATGGCCCGTTATGTCTCCAGCCTGATCGAAGACGGGGCCACTCTGCAAGTGGGCTTGGGACGCATCACCAACGCAGTGCTTCGGCTTCTTGCGGACAAAAACGACTTGGGCGTGCATTCGGAAATGATCACCGACGCCCATTTGGAGCTTATCCACCAAGGCATCATCACGGGGCGCCGAAAAACTCTTCACCGAGGCAAGGTGATTACCAGTTTCTGTGTGGGTTCGCGCCAGCTCTATGATTTCGTCCACAATAACCCTCAGGTGGAATTCCATCCCATCGACTATGTCAACGACAGCCGCGTAATCAGCCAAAATGAACGCATGACGGCCATCAACTCCGCACTGGAAATCGATCTCACCGGGCAAGTTTGCGCCGACTCTATTGGTCAAAGGATCTACAGCGGCATTGGAGGCTACGTGGATTTCATGCTGGGAGCATCCAGCGCGCCCCACGGAAAAACCATCATTGTTTTGCCTTCCACCAGCCCCGACGGCAAAAAATCACGCATTGTCAGTCGCTTAACCGATGGTGCCGGTGTGGTCATTTCCCGCAGCGTCGTTCAATACGTGGTCACCGAATTCGGCATCGCCTCTCTTCATGGGAAGACCATTCGCGAAAGAGCCTTGGCCTTAATCAATATCGCCCATCCCAAATTCCGAGAGAGGCTTTTAGAAGAAGCCAAGCAACTTCGCTACGTGTATCAGGATCAGATTCTGCCACCCGTCTTTGAGCCTCTCTATCCCGGGCAGTGGGAGACACACCAAATTTTTCCAGAAAACGAAAAGGTCTTTTTCCGACCCATCAAGCCCACCGATGAACGGGCTCTTCAAGAATTTTTCTACTCCCTTCCAGACCAGGATATCTATTACCGGTTTCTTTCGGCTATGCGCGTCTTTCCTCACCGGGACACGCAGGCCATGTGTAACATCGATTACGAACAAGAAATGGCCATCGTGGGGGTCATCGGAGAAATCGGTGCCGAGACAATCATCGCTTTGGGCCGTTATATCCTCGACCAAAAGACCAATATGGCTGAAGTGGACTTTGCCGTGCGCGCGGAATGGCAGCGCAAAGGTATCGGCACCTTTCTGCTTCACTATCTGAGCGAAATAGCCAAAGCCAAAGGCATTAAGGGTTTTACGGCCTACGTGTTGGCGTCCAACAGAAAGATGCTCTCGGTTTTTCATAAAGTCGGCTATGTGGTGCATAGCTCTTTGGAAGACGGCATCTATGAAATTTCTTTTCGCTTTGATGAGCCGTCCCAAGTCTGTTTGACGGAAAGTCAAGAATCTCCATCGGAGGAATCCAGAGATCCATGA